A stretch of DNA from Malus sylvestris chromosome 9, drMalSylv7.2, whole genome shotgun sequence:
AAACTAGTACGAACTAAAATTAGGTTGTGTTCCCAGATCAAGATACAGAGATCAAACTTCAAAATATCTTGGTAAACCTCTTACCGCACGTGATATTGCTAGTGGAAATATCTCCATGTATGTACGTGTGTAACATATAATTAGAGCTTTAGCAATTTCCTTACGGAGCGATTAAATATAGGACCAtgaatttaatgaatttgaCCCATTGTATATGTACATTATAACTTCAAAACATAAATGTTGTATTTATATGTGTGCGTATTTTAATGCATTTCACAATAGAAACTAGCCGATGAGCACATactttgtgtgtgtgaacaatttcattttattttttattttttttattaaggagtgattagtttttaaaattttaaaaagagtataaaaaaatgatggtgggctaatttctcttaataagtgcatattttatctaaatattacataattactgttTTATCCTCCTTATATAAATAgtgtatcaaaagtgaaggtaaaataggaaaaatagggatatgattatcattttctcaaaaaatacaaaattactattttgccctcattATGTAAGTATTGTGTATCAGAAGTAAGGGCAAAAAGTTAACAAGGAGGgttctcttaataataataataataataataataataataatatatagatATAGACAACATAACCAGCTCCaggaagagaaaacaagaaacatCGTCAATCTTCAAAATAAATGCTTATATATGTAAACATCAGGAAGAACAATATCTAATTCTCCGCACAGGATTAACTTATTCagtataagttttttttttttttttttttttcatgtaagTAGATTAAAAATTGTGTTTTGAACTATTACAACATCAAAGATTTCCCagccaaagaaaaagaaaactattGCCAGGGCCACTGTTTTTGCCAAATTTTCTCCTTACTAAAATACTTTAGTTATACACATGCGATCAGTATCTTGAATAAATTTTTTACACAATTCATAAAGAACAAAATTCGGTGAGGGCATCGTTATCCTTGGACCTTGACTATATTGTTTACCAAGATTTGTTTGATTATTCTTCCACAAACTTCTTAATCAAAGCATAAACATGTTCATCACACACCTTGTGCAATAGTCCATCTGGATAGCTGTTGAATACTAATATATCCATATCAATTCGATCGACAAGAAGCTATAGCCTACATATTACTGCGAAATTCAAGATATTGCAATTAGCCAAGAAAGTGCATGCAAATCTGCATAACTAACCTAGCAGCAAGTATTAACTATTTCCATGGAAATCTGGCTTACTTTTATGAGATTGCTACAGTCTTGCTTAATTTCCAAGGAGCCTTTAGCATAACAAGCTAGGAAGGAGGAAATAAAACCAGAAACAAAGGGgaatagaaatttcacattCCTCATCCCACAGATCTGCTATAAACCTTTTCACCTTGGAAAAGAAACCACAATTCGATAGGCATCCATTTTTAATTGTATGAATTGTGTGAAATCcatgacaaatatcaaacaGGGAACAAGTATCATGTAATATTTATCAAACAGGGAACAACTATCAggtgatatttattttttatcaaacagGGAACAACTATCATGTAATATTGGTCATGATGAATCTCATTGCAGCAAGCATAAACCCTGTTCATCAAGTATCTCCTGGCACTGTTCCTTTTCTTTGAAGATATCACTAGTTAAATCAGATACCAATTGTCAGAACATGAATATATACCCTATGTGGTGAGTTTGATTGTTTATAGCATATCTATCCCCGCTTAAATTGTACCTTTTTAAAATTAGAACAGAAATGTTTACATCAtaagttaaaacaaaacaaaaaaaagacgTTATAACTAATTAACAAATATCTCATCAATGTCATCAGTATTAGTCATTTGTTGTTTTCACCAGGGATGTGGTTTTGACATAAATCAATGCATGCTTGTAGGGGTCTATATGTAATTCTGATCCAGTACTAGTTATATGCATTGCTAAGGAAACCTATCTTCAATTGGATCATTATGGTAACTCTTGAGGAGCTGAAAAACAGTGGAACAGGTGACTCAATAGATATATTAATGTGCATTCAAAGAAATACATGAACAAAAATCTAGCTTACTTCTTTGATCGAAGTTAATAATTTGGAAGATAATCAATAAATTCGCCGGATAATTCCACAATTAGGCCTCCCAAGATTTCAGTTCCTGCAGATTGACATCTTAATCATTAAATCTGGAAtcgaaaaataaataattaaggaGAGGCATGGCTACAATAGATATGTGTATATGTATACCAGTGGAAATTAAGATTGATGGTGGCGATAGCACAATTAATGCTAGGGCATGGGGAAAGCGCCATTGATGTCCCAATTTTGAGAAGCATTGGGAAATTGGAGGTGGCTATTGCTGGAACTCTGATCAGTAGTATTATAATCGGAAACTACTGATGGAAATGACTTCATTTTGTTTCTCTTGATCAAGGCTGATTGATCCTCCTCGTGACGATGATGGTGATGAGCTTGATTAGCCAAGAGGGATCCCAGTTCTTGATTCACACGGTGATCTCCAAAATTAACCTTCGACGAGGATGAGATGTTTGTTTCGTGATCATCAAGCTGCTCAATCAATAAGTTAAATTGGTTCAACATCTGATAAGGCCTCCTACTAGTAGTGCAcatctttttctctcttgtCCTTTCCCTTGCCTTTGCTCTTGCCTTTGCCCTCGACTCCTTCGCAACATAAGCTCCAGTAGATTTAGATTCTCTCAACTTCTTCATCATCACCATCTCTTTTTCTTTGCTCATTACATGGTTTTCCACCTCGTTTATGTCCGAAACAACCTCGTCGCACTCAGAAGTGGAAGACAAACTCTTGGACCGCTCAGAACTGCAGCTCAAGTTCTTCTTCTGTGTTTCGAGATCCCTGATGGCCTTTCTGGACTTTTTTAGTAGCCACTCGATGGTTTTACTTGCCCTGTCAAGCCCTAGCAGGTCTTGGAGGTCAAAGAACTGACGGGCAACGTTGAGGGAGAGCCTCACCCTACGGTCCCTCAAACCCTGAGCGGTGAAGATCTTGCTGTGCCGGTCTTTCTTCATTTCGGCCGGTGCTACTACTAAATCTtccctagaagaatgaagaaaatAAGGAATAATATTATCATTACTAATGCTACCATAGTTACTATGGTAGtactgatgatgatgaagatgatctCCACAAGATGATGATATGGTGGAGTTTATAATACCAGGCACAGTGTTTGATGAAACTCCCAAATGGGTTAGGGTTTGATGAGAAGGAGGCGCCATTAAAGCAATATTTTGGTGTGAAAATTGACCAGAGAGGGGATCAGGAATGTGATGAAGGAAAGTGTCTCCGGTGCAGGTTTCTAGGTTTGcacaaggaggaggaggaggaggagggtaatttgaagaagaagaagaagaaaagggaaagTTATGTTGAAAAGGAATTACAGTATTACTATTATAACTGGAAGATGAAAACATGATTTCTTTTTCCTCGGGCTGTTAGGCAGTCCTTATACAATATAATACCTTTGTTAAGAGAGCCTCTTCTTCTTTTGAACACTAGAAAGAAATTATCCTAATTTCGAACAGGTAAAGagagcttcttcttcttttgaacACTAGAAAGAAATTATCCTAATTTCGAACAGGTAAAGAGAGCTTCTTCATACCCATTGAACTTCTCAAGACTTCGCTTTTCATACTCACTTTCTCACTGCAACTTCAGATCCATCTGTGTTCTTAAAAAGAAGATCAAGGGGAGTGAGCTCTGCTGTGAAAGATGCATGGTATCGGATATATAAACACGGAAGCACTAATAAGTGGGGGATTGATTTGTTTGTGTTGGAGACATCTGAAAGATGGGTTTTTGGCTGTTTCTGCTGTTCTTCCtttctcttgtttttgtttttttttttttttccggtgTACTGTTTCTTGGGCAAAGTCTTGAAGGTACAATATTTGGAATGAGCAATAAGGATCTTCTCCGGAGATCCTCTCGGGAATCCACATATTTTGTCATCATAAATTAtgtggtaaaaaattatttaaaattaaatacaaacatataagaaaaattaatttcacGACATATGATAAATAAATACGATTTACAAATTtttgaaattctcacaaaaagaTCCGGATTCCAATTTTTGGGTTTCATTGAGGGTGATGTGTCACCGGACATGTAAGGCGCAAAATATGTGGGTCTGTGCCACTTAATGTGGAAATACCATACCCACCCAAAACTGATGGGAAATTTGACAACCCAACTTTTAGACCCgttaaaatttccagaaaaggGCAAGACCACATTTAATTAACTAGGGTTAGGTTAGGCAATACCTCAGCCTAGATAATAATTTCCAAGCACATTTTTTCTCTTTCTACATAGTTCAGATAATTTTTCTgacttaatttttatttatttattcaatttaaagaTCAAAATAGAGGAATGtataagaggaaaaaaaattcttataaaaaaatgtaagagaaaaaaaaaagactggaAATCATTCCCCAACTAGATAATGCCTCTTGTAGAATTTGAAAATCAAAATGGCGTAAGCTTCTTATTGTAGGTGGGATATACTTCTTTTTTGCTCTTTTATTTGTCAATTAAGCATCATCTTGCGACATGATGAAAtggtattttaattttaatatgttaattattaTTGGTGTTAATAGGTGGGATATACTTCTTTTTTGCTCTTTTATTTGTCAATTAAGCATCATCTTGCGACATGATGAAAtggtattttaattttaatatgttaattattaTTGGTGTTAATATAACATGTAGTCTCTCTGATTCATTACGTATCATAAGAATCGTGTATACACAAAAGTTTCTTCATTGTTGACAGATAAATTAATCTAACATATACTCTTGGGTCTGTACTTCTTAAAAGGGAGCCTAATTCATTATGACCATTACAAACAGATGAAGCCTTTAAAGGAagagatcttcattttttttcttcttataaaagtggggattagttgtggggtccaCACGATATCGGATTTTAACAATCTgaactatttatttttcaagttgcacctcatagaccatctttgcaaaatattagccaaaacaaaaatatttaagacatctaattgggttaaaaataattaacgaatactttgttatataagaatgatcttcataattatattggcaaatgattttggattgaattgaatttttgtaaggatgatatatgaatcgagacttacaaattAGAAGGTTCGGATTATTGAAGTTCGATGTCGAGTGGATCCCACACCCAGTCCCCACTTTTTGGAAAAAATAGAGATCCCTTTGCATAAATGGCATGTACAAACATATATTCTGTATTTGTCATACAAATATTAAGAATGCAAACGATCAAAGCTTTCTAtttatttggaaaagaaaaaactaatgAATCTTTAGGTTTTCCAAGCTGCTGGATGTGGTGGCTTTGTATATGGAAATTGCGCTTGCACATGCTTTTGTCTTTTACCCAGCAATAGAGG
This window harbors:
- the LOC126583032 gene encoding transcription factor DICHOTOMA-like — translated: MFSSSSYNSNTVIPFQHNFPFSSSSSSNYPPPPPPPCANLETCTGDTFLHHIPDPLSGQFSHQNIALMAPPSHQTLTHLGVSSNTVPGIINSTISSSCGDHLHHHQYYHSNYGSISNDNIIPYFLHSSREDLVVAPAEMKKDRHSKIFTAQGLRDRRVRLSLNVARQFFDLQDLLGLDRASKTIEWLLKKSRKAIRDLETQKKNLSCSSERSKSLSSTSECDEVVSDINEVENHVMSKEKEMVMMKKLRESKSTGAYVAKESRAKARAKARERTREKKMCTTSRRPYQMLNQFNLLIEQLDDHETNISSSSKVNFGDHRVNQELGSLLANQAHHHHRHEEDQSALIKRNKMKSFPSVVSDYNTTDQSSSNSHLQFPNASQNWDINGAFPMP